The Mycolicibacterium smegmatis genome has a window encoding:
- a CDS encoding SAM-dependent methyltransferase produces the protein MQKPGKAPGKAVADTGVLVAAIRARESRRDDRLFTDPFAEKLAGESGQKLLDDAVAAAGENMTLQIVVRTRFWDEALLRAVQNVGQVVILAAGLDARAYRLPWPDGTSVYELDQPAVIAAKNDALAEDEALCRRVAIGVDLTEDWTETLRSNGFDPDRPAVWLIEGLLQYLDEAAVRTLFDRVDAMSAPGSVLLYDVVGKVLLDTVMLAAVRKSMEESGAPWLFGTDEPGALCERHGWSAVVTDVAEPGNAWNRWFAPAFPLDVPGIPRGYFVEATKRSASVRGAT, from the coding sequence ATGCAGAAACCTGGAAAAGCCCCCGGAAAAGCCGTAGCCGACACCGGAGTCTTGGTCGCCGCGATCCGCGCCAGGGAATCCCGCCGCGACGACCGGCTGTTCACCGACCCGTTCGCCGAGAAGCTGGCGGGGGAATCAGGGCAGAAGTTGCTGGACGACGCGGTCGCCGCCGCGGGCGAGAACATGACCCTGCAGATCGTGGTCCGCACCCGGTTCTGGGATGAGGCGCTGCTGCGGGCCGTGCAGAACGTCGGCCAGGTGGTCATCCTCGCCGCCGGTCTGGACGCCCGGGCATACCGGTTGCCCTGGCCGGACGGCACCTCCGTCTACGAGCTGGATCAGCCCGCGGTCATCGCCGCCAAGAACGACGCGCTGGCCGAGGACGAGGCCCTGTGCCGCCGGGTCGCGATCGGCGTCGATCTCACCGAGGACTGGACCGAGACGTTGCGGTCCAATGGCTTTGACCCCGACAGACCGGCGGTCTGGCTGATCGAGGGACTGCTGCAGTATCTGGACGAGGCCGCGGTGCGCACCCTGTTCGACCGCGTGGACGCGATGTCGGCGCCGGGTTCGGTGCTGCTCTACGACGTCGTCGGCAAGGTGTTGCTGGACACGGTGATGCTGGCGGCGGTACGAAAGTCGATGGAAGAGAGCGGCGCTCCGTGGCTGTTCGGCACCGACGAACCGGGCGCATTGTGTGAGCGCCATGGCTGGTCAGCCGTCGTCACCGACGTTGCCGAACCCGGGAACGCCTGGAACCGGTGGTTCGCGCCGGCGTTCCCGCTCGACGTCCCCGGTATCCCCCGCGGCTACTTCGTCGAGGCCACCAAGCGGTCGGCGTCGGTCCGCGGCGCCACGTGA
- a CDS encoding NAD-glutamate dehydrogenase domain-containing protein — protein sequence MTVRTQALGRLLEVRLHPETSGSASDVRIRILCDRLPSLSLLLPPFADFGLEVVDERTGSPAEGSVASHEIDLGLRAHAKMSWSESPPARPDLRERFLDAVKAVWAGDCESDPLNSLVLTAGLTWVQVSWLRAVAAYLRQTQAAFSLPYICEVLAGQPAIGALAAQLFEERLDPDRDDGQRAAAQAEVAEQFTSALDSVANLDEDRILRSVLGIVQAIERTNAFQRSDDGQTPPTLSLKISPRRVPVIARPVPAAEIWVYSPRVEGVHMRFGKVARGGIRWSDRREDIRMEVLALTKPRSTDELAGRRVS from the coding sequence ATGACTGTTCGCACCCAAGCACTGGGACGGCTTCTCGAAGTTCGATTGCATCCCGAAACCAGCGGCAGTGCAAGCGATGTCCGCATCAGGATCTTGTGCGATCGACTGCCGTCACTGTCGCTGCTTCTACCGCCGTTTGCCGACTTTGGACTCGAAGTAGTCGACGAGCGGACCGGTTCGCCGGCGGAGGGCAGCGTTGCTTCGCACGAGATCGACCTAGGTCTGCGTGCCCACGCCAAAATGAGTTGGAGTGAATCACCGCCCGCGCGTCCGGATCTTCGGGAACGCTTCTTAGACGCAGTGAAAGCGGTCTGGGCCGGAGATTGTGAATCAGATCCACTGAACAGCTTGGTGCTTACCGCAGGACTGACCTGGGTTCAGGTGAGCTGGTTGCGGGCAGTCGCTGCGTATCTGCGTCAGACCCAGGCTGCGTTCTCGCTGCCGTACATATGCGAGGTTCTTGCAGGCCAACCAGCAATTGGTGCCCTCGCGGCACAACTCTTCGAGGAACGTTTGGATCCCGACCGCGACGACGGGCAACGCGCTGCAGCTCAAGCCGAGGTGGCCGAACAGTTCACCTCCGCGCTCGACTCTGTTGCCAACCTCGATGAAGACCGCATCCTCCGGTCCGTTCTGGGCATCGTCCAGGCGATCGAGCGCACCAACGCATTCCAACGCAGTGATGATGGGCAAACGCCACCGACCCTCAGTCTCAAGATCAGTCCGCGACGAGTGCCGGTGATAGCACGGCCCGTGCCTGCGGCCGAGATATGGGTGTACAGCCCAAGAGTCGAGGGTGTTCACATGCGCTTCGGAAAGGTCGCCCGAGGTGGCATCCGCTGGAGCGACCGGCGAGAAGACATCAGGATGGAAGTTCTCGCGTTGACTAAGCCTCGATCCACCGATGAATTGGCTGGTCGCAGGGTGTCGTGA
- a CDS encoding IS1380 family transposase: MKVSHRFAASSAVFDDAHLVSCAGLVPVMTLATQTGLSQLLADKVRISEPRIKSGSANPSPKLLTVVAGMCAGADSIDDLDLVRGGGMKTLFDGVYAPSTIGTLLREFTFGHARQLESVLREHLAGLCERVDVLPGADGRAYLDIDSLLRPVYGHAKQGASYGHTKIAGKQILRKGLAPLITTISTECAAPVITGARLRAGKSNSGKGAARMIAQAVATARAAGVTGQILVRGDSAYGNSTVVAACRRAGAQFSLVLTKTRAVAAAIDAIEETAWIPVNYPGAVCDPDTGAWISDAEVAETTYTAFSSTKTPVTARLIVRRVKDARFPDALFPVWRYHPFFTDSDEPVAEADITHRRHAIIETVFADLIDGPLAHMPSGRFGANSAWILCAVIAHNLLRAVGVLAGGTHAVARGATLRRKIVNIPARLARPQRRPILHLPSHWPRTDHWLALWRNTIGYSPPATATH, translated from the coding sequence GTGAAAGTGTCCCATAGGTTCGCTGCGTCGTCGGCGGTCTTCGATGATGCCCATCTCGTGTCGTGCGCCGGTCTGGTGCCGGTAATGACGCTGGCCACCCAGACCGGGCTGTCACAGTTGCTGGCCGACAAGGTTCGTATCAGCGAACCACGGATCAAGTCCGGGTCGGCCAACCCGTCGCCGAAGCTGCTCACCGTGGTCGCCGGAATGTGCGCCGGCGCCGACAGCATTGATGACCTCGACCTCGTGCGTGGCGGCGGGATGAAGACGCTCTTCGATGGGGTCTATGCACCATCGACGATCGGAACACTGTTGCGGGAGTTCACCTTCGGACACGCACGCCAACTGGAATCAGTCCTGCGTGAGCATCTGGCCGGGCTGTGTGAGCGCGTCGATGTGCTGCCCGGCGCTGATGGGCGGGCGTACCTCGACATCGACTCGCTGCTGCGCCCGGTCTATGGCCACGCCAAACAAGGTGCCAGCTACGGGCACACCAAGATCGCCGGCAAGCAGATCCTGCGCAAAGGACTGGCGCCGTTGATCACCACGATCAGCACCGAGTGCGCCGCCCCGGTGATCACCGGGGCCAGGTTGCGGGCGGGCAAGTCCAACTCCGGCAAGGGTGCGGCCCGGATGATCGCCCAAGCCGTGGCCACCGCCCGCGCTGCCGGGGTCACCGGCCAGATTCTGGTGCGTGGTGACTCGGCCTACGGCAACAGCACCGTGGTGGCCGCCTGCCGCCGCGCCGGCGCCCAGTTCTCGCTGGTGCTGACCAAGACCCGCGCCGTCGCCGCCGCCATCGACGCCATCGAGGAGACGGCGTGGATCCCGGTCAACTATCCCGGCGCGGTCTGTGACCCCGACACCGGCGCCTGGATCTCTGACGCCGAAGTCGCCGAAACCACCTACACCGCTTTCAGTTCCACCAAGACCCCGGTCACGGCACGGTTGATCGTGCGTCGGGTCAAAGATGCCCGATTCCCCGACGCGTTGTTTCCGGTGTGGCGGTACCACCCGTTCTTCACCGATTCCGACGAACCCGTCGCCGAGGCTGACATCACCCACCGCCGCCACGCCATCATTGAAACCGTGTTCGCCGACCTCATCGACGGACCTCTGGCGCATATGCCCTCAGGGCGCTTCGGCGCGAACTCGGCCTGGATCCTGTGCGCCGTGATCGCCCACAACCTGCTACGCGCGGTCGGCGTGCTCGCCGGAGGCACTCACGCGGTCGCCCGTGGTGCCACCCTGCGCCGCAAGATCGTCAACATCCCGGCCCGACTGGCCCGACCCCAACGTCGACCGATCCTGCACCTACCCAGCCACTGGCCCCGGACCGACCACTGGCTCGCACTGTGGCGCAACACCATCGGCTACAGCCCACCCGCCACCGCGACCCACTGA
- a CDS encoding transposase, whose translation MTTTMAAVRETGAVAPSPRSDGPRRRRSISPAQKLAHLDAYEQACTTNDGGAYLRGEGLYSSQIAEWRKQRDAGVLEGKAPGEKVGKLTREQAEIARLKKELAQANNRLATTEAALGIMGKAHALLESLSESADTDTPPTKR comes from the coding sequence ATGACGACGACGATGGCTGCTGTGCGCGAGACTGGAGCGGTGGCACCTTCACCGCGATCTGATGGCCCGCGCCGGCGGCGCTCGATTTCTCCGGCGCAGAAGCTGGCCCACCTGGATGCCTATGAGCAGGCCTGTACGACCAACGATGGTGGGGCGTACCTGCGCGGTGAGGGGTTGTATTCCTCGCAGATCGCCGAGTGGCGCAAACAACGCGATGCTGGGGTGTTGGAAGGCAAGGCACCTGGGGAGAAGGTCGGTAAACTCACCCGCGAGCAGGCCGAGATCGCCCGCCTGAAAAAGGAACTCGCCCAGGCCAATAATCGGCTGGCGACCACCGAGGCTGCCCTGGGGATCATGGGAAAAGCACACGCGCTCTTGGAGTCTCTCTCCGAGAGCGCGGACACCGACACGCCGCCGACCAAGCGCTGA
- a CDS encoding IS3 family transposase — protein sequence MARPYPREFRDDVVRVARNRDDGVTIEQIATDFGVHPMTLHKWMRQADIDEGATPGKSTGESAELREARRRIKLLEQENEVLRRATAYLSQANLPGKGSTRS from the coding sequence ATGGCAAGGCCCTACCCCCGTGAGTTCCGCGATGATGTCGTGCGCGTGGCTCGCAACCGCGATGACGGGGTGACGATCGAGCAGATCGCCACCGATTTCGGTGTCCATCCGATGACCTTGCACAAGTGGATGCGCCAGGCTGATATCGACGAAGGCGCCACGCCTGGCAAGAGCACCGGCGAGTCTGCTGAGCTGCGTGAGGCCCGGCGGCGGATCAAGCTGCTCGAGCAGGAGAACGAGGTCCTGCGCCGGGCCACGGCCTATCTGTCACAGGCCAACCTCCCGGGAAAAGGCTCTACCCGCTCGTAA
- a CDS encoding DDE-type integrase/transposase/recombinase: MTCRVLKLARQPYYRWRANPITDAEIIEAYRANALFDAHRDDPEFGYRYLVEEARDAGETMAERTAWRICSQNRLWSVFGKKRGKNGKVGPPVHDDLVERDFTAQEPNQLWLSDITEHRTGEGKLYLCAIKDVFSNRIVGYSIDDRMKSQLAIRALHSAVARRRDVAGCILHSDRGSQGGFNRWSQHRLDEVSVGVRRRLPRECASRGFSAAWC, encoded by the coding sequence GTGACGTGCCGGGTCCTCAAGCTCGCCCGCCAGCCGTACTACCGTTGGCGCGCCAATCCGATTACTGATGCGGAGATCATCGAGGCATATCGCGCCAACGCCCTGTTCGACGCCCACCGCGACGATCCCGAGTTCGGCTACCGCTACCTGGTCGAGGAGGCCCGCGACGCTGGCGAGACGATGGCCGAGCGCACGGCTTGGCGGATCTGCTCACAGAATCGGTTGTGGAGCGTGTTCGGCAAGAAGCGCGGCAAGAACGGCAAGGTCGGCCCGCCGGTGCACGATGATCTTGTCGAACGCGACTTCACCGCGCAGGAGCCAAATCAGTTGTGGCTCAGTGACATCACTGAGCACCGCACCGGAGAGGGCAAGCTCTACCTCTGTGCGATCAAGGACGTGTTCTCCAACCGGATCGTCGGCTACAGCATCGATGACCGGATGAAGTCACAACTGGCCATCCGGGCACTACACAGCGCGGTGGCCCGACGCCGAGATGTCGCAGGGTGCATTCTGCACTCGGATCGCGGATCTCAGGGCGGATTCAATCGGTGGTCGCAACACCGGCTTGATGAAGTGAGTGTAGGTGTTCGGCGAAGGCTTCCGCGGGAGTGCGCCAGCCGAGGGTTTTCCGCGGCCTGGTGTTGA
- a CDS encoding IS30-like element ISMsm8 family transposase, whose protein sequence is MGVLDRQRAVRLYRGQIPSPGRPSVAWRQDRVRFWAAIAAGAMTEDAAAEAGVSSPVGFRWFRHAGGVNPCLPETVSGRYLSSDERENIALWRAQGAGVREIARRLKRAPSTISRELRRNASTRTYRLDYKASTAQWHAERRARRPKTAKLVSNDRLRQYVQDKLSGVVRGADGQVIVGPAAAPWKGRNKPHRGDRAWVQAWSPEQIARRLPLDFPDDVTMRISHEAIYQALYVESRGALKRDLVSCLRRGRALRVPRARTRSKAWAHVTPETLISQRPPEVDDRAVPGHWEGDLLIGLQRSAIGTLVERSSRFTMLVHLPREVGYGIIPRTKNGPALAGYGAITMANALEQTITTLPAQLRRSLTWDRGKELSAHAQFSVASGVKVFFADPKSPWQRGTNENTNGLLRQYFPKGTDLSRWSAEDVAAIAHTLNTRPRKTLGWRTPAEAFAEHLHSLHQAGVATTD, encoded by the coding sequence ATGGGTGTGTTGGATCGGCAGCGGGCGGTTCGGTTGTATCGGGGACAGATTCCGTCTCCGGGTCGGCCGTCGGTGGCGTGGCGTCAGGATCGGGTGAGGTTCTGGGCGGCGATCGCTGCGGGGGCTATGACTGAGGACGCCGCTGCCGAAGCGGGCGTGTCGTCGCCGGTTGGGTTCCGCTGGTTCCGTCACGCTGGTGGAGTGAATCCATGCTTGCCAGAAACAGTTTCGGGACGTTACCTGTCCTCGGATGAACGTGAGAACATCGCGTTGTGGCGCGCCCAGGGCGCCGGGGTGCGTGAGATCGCCCGGCGGCTCAAGCGTGCACCGTCGACCATCTCACGGGAGTTGCGCCGCAATGCCTCGACCCGCACCTATCGACTCGACTATAAGGCCTCCACTGCGCAGTGGCACGCCGAGCGGCGCGCCCGCCGCCCCAAGACCGCCAAGCTCGTTAGCAACGACCGGCTGCGTCAGTACGTCCAGGACAAACTGTCCGGCGTCGTTCGCGGCGCTGATGGCCAGGTCATCGTCGGTCCCGCCGCCGCCCCGTGGAAGGGACGCAACAAGCCGCACCGGGGTGATCGGGCCTGGGTGCAGGCATGGAGTCCAGAACAGATCGCTCGACGGCTCCCGCTGGACTTCCCCGATGATGTGACTATGCGGATCAGCCACGAGGCCATCTATCAAGCGCTGTACGTCGAATCTCGCGGTGCGCTGAAGCGGGATCTGGTCAGCTGCCTGCGCCGAGGCCGGGCACTGCGGGTACCGCGGGCACGAACGCGGTCCAAGGCGTGGGCCCATGTCACCCCTGAGACGTTGATCAGCCAACGCCCACCCGAGGTCGATGATCGCGCTGTTCCCGGACATTGGGAGGGTGATCTCCTGATTGGCTTGCAGCGCAGTGCAATCGGCACGCTGGTCGAGCGCAGCAGCCGGTTCACCATGCTGGTCCATCTGCCACGTGAAGTTGGTTACGGGATAATTCCGCGGACCAAGAACGGGCCGGCGTTGGCCGGCTATGGCGCCATCACGATGGCCAACGCTCTGGAACAGACGATCACCACGTTGCCCGCGCAACTGCGTCGGTCGTTGACCTGGGACCGGGGCAAGGAACTGTCGGCGCACGCCCAGTTCTCGGTCGCCTCCGGAGTCAAGGTGTTCTTCGCTGATCCGAAGAGTCCGTGGCAGCGCGGTACCAATGAGAACACCAATGGCCTGTTACGCCAATACTTTCCAAAAGGGACCGACCTCTCAAGATGGTCGGCCGAGGACGTGGCAGCGATCGCCCATACCCTCAACACCAGGCCGCGGAAAACCCTCGGCTGGCGCACTCCCGCGGAAGCCTTCGCCGAACACCTACACTCACTTCATCAAGCCGGTGTTGCGACCACCGATTGA
- a CDS encoding ester cyclase yields the protein MSTAPVLRQLAEAFNAGDWPKLRQMVSDDVVVVDIASGSEISTGADAFVRGDQNWRNAFSDFAVEILAVVGDSTHAAGDFILRGTHTGPMPTPWGEVAATGRKVELPFAMFCEVADGKVTVIRDHYNPTLAMSQIGVEPTAI from the coding sequence TTGAGCACTGCACCGGTCCTACGCCAACTGGCCGAGGCCTTCAATGCCGGTGACTGGCCGAAACTTCGCCAGATGGTGAGCGACGATGTCGTCGTTGTGGACATTGCGTCAGGAAGCGAAATTAGCACGGGTGCAGACGCCTTCGTTCGGGGCGACCAGAACTGGCGTAACGCATTCTCAGATTTTGCAGTCGAGATACTGGCCGTGGTGGGGGATTCCACACACGCAGCGGGAGACTTCATCTTGCGGGGCACTCATACCGGCCCGATGCCGACACCGTGGGGTGAGGTTGCCGCCACGGGTCGCAAAGTCGAACTACCGTTTGCGATGTTCTGTGAGGTCGCCGACGGCAAAGTCACAGTGATTCGTGACCACTACAACCCGACGTTGGCGATGTCTCAGATCGGAGTCGAACCCACCGCGATCTGA
- a CDS encoding cytochrome P450, with amino-acid sequence MTSITPPHESRSSTGLPAMPDQTELLPFYHPELLDKPYPHFRRLRDEFPVLRLDDGTYVLSRYEDVSAALRHTVSSVQQVDFGAFDILHSSLVGMDAPAHTFHRRLVNSHFTPKSIRNWMATTASVVHQALSASKPSGQVEAVRELCVVPTYATTCAILGIPAEHADEVRYYTYQFARGFGLVASEDDLRAGAEGSEWLTNHCDEVIERAHREARAGVVATYLAVEERGEITRREVTANVLLFLAAGQFSPANLAAHGLERMASDPELFAAFRDDAAVRPKVVNELLRFVTPEVGVTRLLLEDLDASGTVIPAGTTVYVLLASANRDERVFPDPDRFDYHRSVQGSPHLAFAAGLHACMGQVLARQETEAILTAVVDRCARIELIGKPEYNSIQHARQWRTMDLQLTF; translated from the coding sequence ATGACATCCATCACACCGCCGCACGAGAGCCGTTCCAGCACAGGACTTCCAGCGATGCCAGATCAGACGGAGCTCTTGCCGTTCTATCACCCGGAGCTCCTGGACAAGCCGTATCCACACTTCCGTCGGCTCCGCGATGAATTTCCAGTTCTCAGGCTGGATGACGGCACGTACGTACTCTCGCGGTACGAAGACGTCTCCGCGGCTTTGCGCCACACGGTGAGCTCGGTGCAGCAGGTCGATTTCGGTGCTTTCGATATCCTCCACTCCTCCCTTGTCGGTATGGACGCGCCTGCTCACACCTTTCACCGACGACTTGTGAACAGCCACTTCACCCCCAAGTCGATACGCAACTGGATGGCCACCACCGCATCCGTGGTCCACCAGGCACTTTCGGCGTCGAAGCCTTCCGGTCAGGTCGAGGCTGTACGTGAATTATGTGTCGTCCCAACGTATGCAACGACGTGCGCCATCCTGGGTATCCCTGCTGAGCATGCAGATGAAGTTCGTTACTACACGTATCAGTTTGCTCGTGGCTTCGGCCTTGTTGCCAGCGAAGACGACCTTCGGGCCGGCGCCGAGGGCAGTGAGTGGCTGACAAACCACTGCGACGAGGTGATCGAGCGAGCGCACCGAGAGGCCCGAGCGGGCGTTGTCGCCACCTATCTCGCGGTCGAGGAGCGTGGTGAGATAACCCGGCGGGAAGTTACGGCGAACGTACTGCTCTTCTTGGCAGCCGGTCAGTTCTCGCCCGCCAACCTCGCTGCGCACGGATTGGAGCGCATGGCCTCGGACCCCGAGCTTTTCGCCGCTTTTCGTGACGATGCCGCAGTCCGTCCCAAGGTCGTGAACGAACTGCTCCGGTTTGTCACGCCGGAGGTTGGGGTGACGCGTCTGTTGCTTGAGGATCTCGACGCGTCCGGCACTGTCATCCCGGCCGGCACGACGGTATACGTGTTGCTCGCATCTGCCAATCGCGACGAGCGTGTGTTCCCAGACCCGGACCGGTTCGATTATCACCGCTCGGTTCAGGGCAGTCCGCATCTCGCCTTTGCCGCTGGACTGCACGCGTGTATGGGGCAAGTCCTGGCACGGCAGGAAACCGAGGCCATCCTGACGGCGGTGGTCGACCGCTGCGCGCGGATCGAACTCATCGGCAAGCCCGAGTACAACAGCATTCAACATGCACGGCAATGGAGAACCATGGATCTTCAACTGACCTTCTGA
- a CDS encoding MFS transporter: protein MSNNRWVNLSAAYLALVAGFLPYVGWSPSLGAISEDLGLSYSQAGGISSVTGLVAGVMILLGGVIATRWGSKNVIASGLAAGVIAQVVFAFSDGFAMVTVARILAGIAVGFLWVATYTMAVGWFRESKQVGRAVGIMMSGDGVGAVLGLFAFSAILSAFGWRMGLNVQALCLAAVLLLVLFVSKNAPPVQEDLVRVGAGNPGLQTMRPEQSPVRSLLNRNVLSATIFWIGGVGLFSAIASWMPAVLVENAGFTEAVAGLVTALFSIAGMAAAFGGPIVAERLGSKKRVILLGGIVTVAAVAVMTLSIAVDNYLLVALCIPILGLGVYAGEPLILAEAVESVRAEHSGVVNGVVLGVPWIVSGFAYPYIVGLVKDATGSFTGGFVAVTVATLFLCAISPVFIKEREPVVMNNSGD, encoded by the coding sequence ATGTCGAACAACAGGTGGGTTAACTTGTCCGCCGCATATCTGGCGCTCGTGGCCGGGTTCCTGCCGTATGTCGGATGGAGCCCCAGCTTGGGCGCCATCAGCGAGGACCTCGGTTTGAGTTACTCGCAAGCCGGAGGCATCTCTTCTGTCACCGGTCTTGTCGCCGGAGTGATGATTCTTCTCGGTGGTGTCATCGCCACTCGCTGGGGCAGCAAAAACGTGATCGCCTCAGGTTTGGCCGCCGGCGTTATCGCGCAGGTGGTCTTCGCCTTCTCGGATGGGTTCGCGATGGTCACAGTCGCCAGGATTCTCGCCGGAATCGCGGTGGGATTCCTATGGGTTGCTACCTACACCATGGCGGTGGGCTGGTTCCGAGAAAGCAAACAGGTCGGACGCGCTGTCGGCATCATGATGTCAGGGGACGGAGTAGGCGCAGTCTTGGGTCTCTTCGCTTTCTCCGCGATTTTGAGCGCCTTCGGCTGGCGGATGGGTTTGAACGTGCAGGCCTTGTGTCTGGCCGCCGTGCTTCTCCTCGTTCTCTTCGTCTCCAAGAATGCACCGCCAGTTCAAGAGGACCTGGTCCGAGTTGGGGCCGGCAATCCGGGTCTGCAAACGATGCGACCGGAGCAGTCACCCGTTCGGTCCCTACTCAACCGAAATGTATTGTCAGCAACGATCTTCTGGATCGGCGGCGTCGGCCTGTTTTCCGCAATCGCGAGTTGGATGCCGGCCGTCCTTGTCGAGAATGCTGGTTTCACGGAGGCCGTGGCAGGCCTTGTCACCGCTCTTTTCTCGATCGCCGGCATGGCCGCTGCATTCGGTGGCCCGATCGTCGCGGAGCGTCTCGGCAGCAAAAAGCGTGTCATCTTGCTGGGTGGGATCGTGACGGTAGCCGCAGTCGCTGTCATGACACTGTCCATTGCGGTGGACAACTACCTCCTGGTCGCACTCTGCATTCCGATACTCGGGCTTGGTGTGTACGCGGGCGAACCACTGATTCTGGCAGAGGCAGTCGAGTCGGTTCGCGCAGAACATTCAGGTGTGGTGAACGGCGTTGTACTCGGCGTCCCCTGGATCGTCAGTGGTTTTGCGTACCCATACATCGTGGGACTTGTCAAAGACGCCACGGGCAGCTTCACCGGCGGGTTCGTCGCGGTTACCGTCGCGACTCTTTTCCTGTGCGCCATTTCGCCAGTGTTCATCAAGGAGCGCGAACCGGTCGTGATGAACAACAGTGGCGATTGA
- a CDS encoding IS1380-like element ISMsm11 family transposase, producing the protein MKVSHRFAVSSAVFDDAHLVSCAGLVPVMTLAAQTGLPKLLADKISIPAPKIKSGSANPSPKLTTVIAGMCVGADSIDDLDLVRAGGMKTLFGGVYAPSTVGTLLREFTFGHARQLESVLRHHLAALCARVDLLPGSDTGAFIDIDSLLRPVYGHAKQGASYGHTKIAGKQVLRKGLSPLATTISTPGAAPVIAGMRLRAGKTSSGKGAGRMVAQAIATARAAGVRGQLLVRGDSSYGTRSVVGACRAHNAHFSVVMTRNTAVDRAISSIDEQAWEPVNYPGAVRDPDTGDWISDAEVAEVSYTAFASTKDRFTARLVVRRVKDARFRDALFPVWRYHPFFTNTDLPTAEADITHRQHAIIETVFADLIDGPLAHMPSGQFGANSAWVLCAAIAHNLLRAAGVLAGGAHVVARGATLRRKIVNIPARLARPQRRPILHLPEHWPWTEHWLTLWRNTIGYSPPLPATT; encoded by the coding sequence GTGAAAGTGTCCCATAGGTTCGCCGTGTCGTCGGCGGTCTTCGATGATGCCCATCTCGTGTCGTGCGCCGGGCTGGTGCCGGTGATGACGTTGGCGGCCCAGACCGGACTACCGAAGTTGTTGGCCGACAAGATTTCCATTCCGGCACCGAAGATCAAATCCGGCTCGGCGAATCCGTCCCCGAAGCTGACCACGGTGATCGCCGGCATGTGTGTCGGCGCGGACAGCATCGATGACCTCGACTTGGTTCGCGCCGGTGGCATGAAGACACTCTTTGGCGGTGTGTATGCACCGTCAACTGTTGGTACTTTGTTGCGGGAGTTCACCTTCGGACACGCCCGGCAGTTGGAGTCGGTCCTGCGTCATCATCTGGCCGCACTCTGTGCGCGGGTGGACCTGCTGCCCGGATCCGACACGGGGGCGTTCATCGACATCGACTCACTGCTGCGCCCGGTCTATGGCCACGCCAAACAGGGTGCCTCCTACGGGCATACCAAGATCGCTGGTAAGCAGGTTCTGCGTAAAGGGCTCTCCCCGTTGGCGACGACGATCAGCACCCCCGGAGCGGCGCCGGTGATCGCCGGGATGCGGCTGCGCGCCGGTAAGACCAGTTCCGGGAAGGGTGCGGGCCGCATGGTCGCCCAAGCCATCGCCACCGCCCGCGCCGCCGGCGTGCGCGGGCAACTGCTGGTGCGTGGCGATTCGTCCTACGGCACCCGGTCGGTGGTGGGCGCCTGCCGAGCCCACAATGCGCACTTCTCGGTGGTGATGACCCGCAATACCGCGGTTGATCGGGCCATCAGTTCGATCGACGAGCAGGCCTGGGAGCCGGTCAACTATCCCGGTGCAGTGCGTGATCCCGACACCGGTGACTGGATTTCTGATGCCGAGGTCGCCGAGGTCAGCTACACCGCCTTCGCCTCTACCAAAGATCGGTTCACCGCGCGGTTGGTGGTGCGGCGAGTCAAAGACGCGAGATTTCGGGACGCGCTGTTCCCGGTGTGGCGGTATCACCCGTTCTTCACCAACACAGACTTGCCGACCGCCGAGGCTGACATCACCCACCGCCAGCACGCGATCATCGAAACCGTCTTCGCCGATCTGATCGACGGACCCCTGGCCCACATGCCCTCAGGACAGTTCGGTGCCAACAGTGCGTGGGTGTTGTGCGCGGCGATCGCGCACAACCTGCTGCGCGCCGCCGGCGTGCTCGCAGGAGGTGCCCACGTGGTTGCCCGCGGCGCGACGCTGCGCCGCAAGATCGTCAACATTCCCGCCCGTCTGGCCCGACCCCAGCGTCGACCGATCCTGCACCTCCCCGAGCACTGGCCCTGGACAGAGCACTGGCTCACGTTGTGGCGCAACACCATCGGATACAGCCCACCGCTACCGGCAACAACCTGA